In Synechococcus sp. HK05, one DNA window encodes the following:
- a CDS encoding diacylglycerol/polyprenol kinase family protein: MTPVLLQQLTGIAVVLLWLAVVVGIALAIRQRFPEQREWSRKVVHIGTGPVVLLAWALGIARGVALPAAIAVTLATALNHRFRLLPAVEDVGRHSYGTIAYGASIAILLALFWPAQPLAVAAGVLVMAIGDGLAGLIGPQLRSPRWRVLGQGKSLAGTVAMASGALVVLVLLKAMAHGQGLAAPALPNLIWVALVATALEQLSGFGVDNLSVPLSAGLLWQHWAH, translated from the coding sequence TTGACCCCGGTTCTCCTTCAACAGCTCACCGGCATCGCCGTTGTGCTTCTTTGGCTCGCCGTTGTGGTGGGCATCGCTCTCGCCATTCGCCAACGCTTCCCCGAGCAACGGGAATGGAGCCGGAAAGTGGTGCACATCGGCACGGGGCCGGTGGTCTTGCTGGCGTGGGCCCTCGGCATTGCCCGCGGGGTGGCCCTGCCTGCCGCCATCGCCGTCACCCTGGCCACAGCGCTCAACCATCGCTTCAGGCTGTTGCCCGCTGTGGAAGATGTGGGGCGCCACAGCTACGGCACGATCGCCTACGGCGCTTCGATCGCGATCCTGCTAGCGCTCTTCTGGCCGGCTCAACCATTGGCGGTGGCGGCAGGGGTTCTGGTGATGGCAATCGGTGATGGCCTGGCGGGCCTGATCGGGCCGCAGCTGCGCTCACCCCGCTGGCGCGTGCTCGGCCAGGGGAAATCCCTGGCAGGCACCGTGGCGATGGCCAGCGGCGCCCTCGTGGTGCTGGTGCTGTTGAAGGCGATGGCCCACGGCCAGGGGCTGGCCGCCCCGGCCCTGCCCAACCTGATCTGGGTGGCCCTGGTGGCCACAGCCCTGGAACAGCTCAGCGGCTTTGGCGTCGACAACCTCAGCGTTCCCCTCAGCGCTGGCCTGCTCTGGCAGCACTGGGCCCACTAA
- a CDS encoding RpoD/SigA family RNA polymerase sigma factor, with amino-acid sequence MDATNSTASGPSNNRTASRNGASRQGGRLSADSIGWYLSNIGRVPLLTAAEEIELAHHVQLMKQLQELPSDQLTARQKHQIRMGCRARDRMMAANLRLVVSVAKKYQNQGLELLDLVQEGAIGLERAVDKFDPAMGYKFSTYAYWWIRQGMTRAIDNSARTIRLPIHVSEKLSKMRRITRELSHRFGRQPNRLELAHAMGMQPEELEDLISQSAPCASLDAHARGDDDRSTLGELIADPNSNESMDSMDRNLQKEHLGTWLSQLNERERKIIELRFGLEGNEPLTLAEIGRQINVSRERVRQLEAKAILKLRMMTNYQQAA; translated from the coding sequence ATGGATGCCACCAACAGCACTGCTTCCGGGCCGTCGAACAACAGAACGGCGAGTCGAAATGGCGCATCACGCCAGGGGGGTCGCCTCAGTGCTGATTCGATCGGCTGGTACCTGAGCAACATCGGCCGCGTGCCGCTGCTCACCGCCGCTGAAGAGATCGAACTGGCGCATCACGTGCAACTGATGAAGCAGCTCCAGGAGCTGCCCAGCGATCAACTCACGGCCCGGCAGAAGCACCAGATCCGCATGGGCTGCCGGGCCCGCGATCGAATGATGGCGGCCAACCTGCGCCTGGTGGTGAGCGTGGCGAAGAAATATCAAAACCAGGGCCTCGAACTGCTGGATCTGGTGCAAGAAGGCGCCATCGGCCTGGAGCGGGCGGTCGACAAATTTGATCCCGCCATGGGCTACAAGTTCTCCACCTATGCCTATTGGTGGATCCGTCAGGGCATGACGCGGGCCATCGACAACAGCGCCCGCACCATCCGCCTGCCGATCCACGTGAGCGAAAAGCTCTCGAAAATGCGCCGGATCACCCGGGAGCTTTCCCACCGCTTCGGCCGGCAACCGAATCGGCTCGAGCTGGCCCACGCCATGGGCATGCAGCCTGAAGAACTGGAGGATCTGATCTCCCAGAGCGCCCCCTGCGCCTCCCTCGATGCCCATGCCCGCGGCGATGACGACCGCAGCACCCTCGGCGAACTGATCGCCGATCCCAACAGCAATGAGTCCATGGATTCCATGGACCGCAACCTTCAGAAAGAGCACCTCGGCACCTGGCTCTCCCAGCTCAACGAGCGGGAGCGCAAGATCATCGAACTGCGCTTCGGCCTCGAGGGCAATGAGCCGCTCACACTGGCCGAGATCGGCCGTCAAATCAACGTGTCACGCGAGCGGGTACGCCAGCTGGAGGCCAAGGCCATCCTCAAGCTGCGCATGATGACCAATTATCAGCAGGCTGCTTAA
- the ppk1 gene encoding polyphosphate kinase 1: protein MAEPVVAPELYINRELSWVAFNQRVLSQALSEHTPLLEQAKFSAIFSNNLDEFFMVRVASLKSQIEAGVQTLSDDGLTPSQQLVKVREALAPLLSQQQAHYRHYLKHQLAEAGVHLIDYAKLNKKQQEWINTYFQNAIFPVLTPLAVDPAHPFPFISNLSLNIAALIRDPESGQQQFARVKVPQKNLPRFVQLPVELSSHEPTPIYTAVPLEQVVAFNLQLLFPGMTVEGHYFFRVTRDADLELRDLEADDLMEALQQGLRKRRMGGEVVRLEVADEMPQDVVDLLLEGTGVEPADLYRINGPLGLDDLMSLMAVPLPKLKDKPHRGRTPAVLARAQKSLLEDGSIKAEEFESIFSVLRRGDVLLHHPFDLFSTSVEEFINQAADDPSVLAIKMTLYRVSKDSPIIAALIRAAENGKQVMALVELKARFDEDNNIQWARQLERSGVHVVYGVIGLKTHTKITLVVRKEKEKLRSYCHIATGNYNSRTSTLYTDLGLLSARPELGQDLAELFNYLTGFSKQQEFRRLLVAPVTLRRRMQELIERETEHARAGRPAAIKAKMNALVDPAIIARLYAAAQAGVQIDLVVRGMCSLRPGVEGVSDNIRVSSVIGRFLEHSRLFWFANGGDQEMFIGSADWMGRNLDRRVEAVVPIEDPDLNQKLLRLIDAYLADNCTAWDMQADGSFVRRIPDEENVAVQADLIEGWHRNLCSSDG, encoded by the coding sequence CCTTCAACCAGCGGGTGTTGTCGCAGGCACTGAGCGAACACACACCACTGCTGGAGCAGGCGAAATTCAGCGCCATTTTCAGCAACAACCTCGACGAATTTTTCATGGTGCGAGTGGCTTCATTGAAGTCACAGATCGAAGCCGGCGTTCAAACCCTCAGCGATGACGGCCTCACCCCCAGCCAGCAGCTGGTGAAGGTGCGCGAAGCCCTGGCACCGCTGCTCAGCCAGCAGCAGGCCCATTACCGCCACTACCTCAAGCACCAGCTGGCCGAAGCCGGCGTGCACCTGATCGACTACGCCAAGCTCAACAAGAAGCAACAGGAGTGGATCAACACCTACTTCCAGAACGCCATCTTCCCGGTGCTCACCCCCCTGGCGGTGGACCCAGCCCATCCCTTCCCGTTCATCAGCAACCTGAGCCTCAACATTGCGGCCCTGATTCGTGATCCCGAATCGGGCCAGCAACAGTTCGCCCGGGTGAAGGTGCCGCAGAAAAACCTGCCGCGCTTCGTGCAATTGCCGGTGGAGCTGAGCAGCCACGAACCCACACCGATCTACACGGCGGTTCCGCTGGAGCAGGTCGTGGCCTTCAACCTGCAGCTGCTCTTCCCGGGGATGACCGTGGAAGGCCACTACTTCTTCCGCGTCACCCGCGACGCCGACCTGGAACTGCGTGATCTCGAAGCCGACGATCTGATGGAGGCCCTGCAGCAGGGTCTGCGCAAGCGGCGCATGGGCGGGGAAGTGGTGCGCCTGGAGGTGGCCGACGAAATGCCCCAAGACGTGGTGGATCTGCTGCTGGAAGGCACCGGCGTGGAACCGGCGGACCTCTACCGGATCAATGGACCGCTGGGTCTCGACGACCTGATGAGCCTGATGGCGGTGCCGCTGCCCAAGCTCAAAGACAAGCCCCACCGCGGCCGCACCCCCGCGGTGCTGGCCCGCGCCCAGAAGAGCCTGTTGGAAGACGGCTCGATCAAGGCCGAAGAATTCGAGAGCATCTTCTCCGTGCTGCGCCGCGGTGACGTGCTGCTGCATCACCCCTTTGATCTCTTCTCCACCTCCGTGGAGGAGTTCATCAACCAGGCCGCCGACGATCCCTCGGTGCTGGCCATCAAGATGACGCTCTACCGGGTGTCGAAAGACTCCCCGATCATCGCGGCCCTGATCCGCGCCGCCGAAAACGGCAAACAGGTGATGGCCCTGGTGGAACTCAAGGCCCGCTTCGACGAAGACAACAACATCCAGTGGGCCCGGCAGCTGGAGCGCTCTGGTGTGCACGTGGTGTACGGGGTGATCGGCCTCAAAACCCACACCAAGATCACCCTGGTGGTGCGCAAGGAAAAGGAGAAGCTGCGCAGCTACTGCCACATCGCTACCGGCAACTACAACTCCCGCACCTCCACCCTCTACACCGATCTCGGGCTGCTCTCGGCGCGGCCGGAGCTGGGGCAAGACCTGGCAGAACTGTTCAACTACCTCACCGGCTTCTCCAAACAGCAGGAATTCCGCCGCCTGCTGGTGGCACCAGTCACGCTGCGGCGACGCATGCAGGAGCTGATCGAGCGAGAAACGGAGCATGCCCGCGCCGGCAGGCCCGCCGCCATCAAGGCCAAGATGAATGCCCTAGTGGATCCTGCGATCATCGCCAGGTTGTACGCAGCAGCCCAAGCGGGCGTGCAAATCGATCTGGTGGTGCGGGGCATGTGCAGCCTGCGCCCAGGCGTGGAGGGGGTGAGCGACAACATCCGTGTGTCGAGCGTGATCGGTCGCTTTCTGGAGCACTCACGTCTCTTCTGGTTCGCCAATGGCGGCGACCAGGAGATGTTCATCGGCAGTGCCGACTGGATGGGCCGCAACCTGGATCGCCGCGTGGAAGCGGTGGTGCCGATCGAAGATCCCGACCTCAACCAGAAGCTGCTGCGCCTGATCGATGCCTATCTCGCCGACAACTGCACCGCCTGGGACATGCAGGCGGATGGCAGCTTCGTGCGACGCATCCCCGACGAGGAGAACGTGGCGGTTCAAGCCGATTTGATTGAGGGCTGGCACCGCAACTTGTGCAGCAGCGACGGCTAG